The genomic segment ATGGGAAAGCTGCCGGTGCGCCCTGGCATGCACACCCCGGAGCCCCAGAACCTCCGCActgcacaggtgtgtgtgtgtgtgtgtgtgtgtgtgtgtgtgtgtgtgtgtgtgtgtctttctgtcctTTGTTTATTGCAGTGATTTAGGCAGTAGCCTGACTGGAACACAACCTATACCCCTGGTCTGAGTCAAACCTGCAATCCACAGCTCCAAGAGCATTATCGCTCCTTCAGTTGGAACGTCTTGTAATGCATTACATAGGCAAATCTATTTCACTACTCTTTGGATCATGTTTGTGTTTTGAAAAGCATATGGTTCCTGGTTAGGTTTATCTTACATCTATATATGGAAGACAGTGCTTTGATCCCTGATCCCTTGAATTGGACTGGGTTGGTCAGGTCAGCTGTTTATGTAAGCAGTTCACATTGACTGTCTGAACTGTGAAGGTATGGACACGTAAGTATCTATTGCCCTCTAGTGACAACAAACGGTACAGCACATACCCATTACATTCGTGGCTGACTGGCTCCCTATATTTCAATGGCACACTCAGTGTAGCAAATGTGGATTCCTGGTCAATTCATTTGTGGAATTAATTCAAATGTATCCACATTTTAATTGTTACCCTCTCATGGTTCTCCCCATTTTATTAACCCTCTTCTCTCTATCACTTTCTCacctttttctgtctctcttcctccatccctgcTGGACATCCCTTCTCTTGATTTTCTCtaacctttcctctcctccctccacaggGTCACACAGTCATCAGGTCGGGGGCCAACGCCTCCCTGCCCCCGATGATGATGTCACAGAGGGTCATCGCCCCCAACCCGTCCCATCTGCAGGGCCAGAGAATGCCCTCCAAGTCTGGCATGAGCCGCTCCAGCACGGGCAGTATGAGCAACATCAGCTACCAGCAGGTATGGTGCCAACCCTCTGCACTCCACGTTTCAGCGAACTCCGGTTGCATTCCGACTCTCTACCCTTCACCCATGAGTATCCACTCAGTCACTCCCCCTCCtgcatttaaaagcattggatcAGTGCAAGCATGGCTGGAGGAAGTTTCCACCATATTCCTTGTACCACTACATTCATTGAGCATGTGTAAAAGTCATAAAGACCACCCAGAGGACCATTCTGTGTGAATAATAGCAATCACTTCAACTTGTCTCACGGTCTTTCCGCTGTGCCCCTTTTCCCTTGTGCGTTGAACGCACCACAGGCCACTAGCCAGCAGGTGACGGCATCTCAGCGTTCGGGCTCCTCTGCAATCTACATGAACTTGGCCCACATGCAGGCGGCGGCTGGTGGCGTGGCCGGCGTGGGGATGGGCAGCAGCGGGATGGGCGCTGTCAGCCCTTCCACCATGTCGAGCGGCACAGGTGGCGGCGGCAGCTCCGGCGTGAGTTCCCTGGCGGACCAGGCCAGCAGCCAGGCGGCAGCCAAGCTGGCCTTGCGCAAACAGCTGGAGAAGACCCTGCTGGAGATCCCGCCTCCCAAGCCACCAGCCCCACTCCTGCACTTCCTGCCATCGGCGGCCAACAGCGAGTTCATCTACATGGTGGGCCTGGAGGAGGTGGTGCAGAGCGTCATCGACAGCCAGGGTGAGCCACTGGACAGGCACCGCTCCAAATCTCACTGCATcccaaataactactcattatatGATCAAGATTATTGATTCTGCGCCTGAATGTGCttgaagtaactgtccagtgaaaatcaaACTTTTAATATTCTTTTAACTTATACCCAAATAATGATGTTAACACGTCCTATACTCATATTTGTGGCAAAAGTATAAATTGATGGGAAAAAACCACTTAAACCCCaactcaaacttgtatctcaaataGACTGTTTAAAAGATGCTTGCTTTTTCCTCATAAAGGATGATGTCATCCTCATGATGATGAGCTGGTTAATCACCGGTCTACTTGCATGCATATTTGTAATGaccggtatacgcccacaccattcaaacacataaaagctgctttttaacatacttaattaaACAAATTTGGAAGGAAACTATTTtgctcatattgtaattaattataggtaaTATTTCACTGGACAGTAACGTTTTAAACTGACCCCCTCAAGTTCATTTTTAAGAATCAAAACCTGTAATAACTGCCTCTTTCCTGCCTCTCATCAGGTAAGCTGCGGGGGGCGCTGTCACGCATGGAGCCCTTCTTCTGCGCCCAGTGCAGGATCGACTTCACCCCACACTGGAAGCAGGAGAAAGGCGGGCGTATCCTCTGCGAGCAGTGCATGACGTCCAATCAGAAGAAGGCCCTGAAGGCGGAGCACACCAATAGGCTGAAGAACGCATTCGTCAAGGCCCTGCAGCAGGAGCAGGTCAGCTGTTTAATAAAGCATGGATTAAAGAGAGACACAACAGGCTTTACAGCAGGGTTAGGTCAAATATACTAGTATGCAGGAATGTTACAAACTACGTGTGTTTTAATGATAAGTACGTTTTGTGGCTGACCTCTTTTGACAGCTGTCAGAGGGTGAGACATTATTATGTTCTAGTACCCTGAGCTGTCGGCGTAAAccaattgactttttccacttgaCCACTGACATTCTCTGACTGTTGAAAGCTTTTTTACAGAAGTGTGTGCAGCTGTCCTTTTGTACTTGAATTTcttgtctgtttctctccctgtcccaACCTTTTCTTCCCATCTGTTGTTCATTGTCtcaaccccccccctctctctctctctctctctctctctctctctctctctctctctctctctctctctctctctctctctctctctctctctctctctctctctctctctctctctctctctctctctctctctctctctctctctctctctctctctctctctctctctctctctctctttcttccttctcccccccccccccccccccccccccccatgttcaACAGGAGATTGAGCAAAGGCTGCAGCAGCAGGCGGCCCTCTCCCCCAGCACGGCTCCGACTGTTCCCAAGGCCGAGACCATGATCCGACATCACGCCCTGCGTCAGGTAACAGGCCTACACTAACAAACCTTAAAGTGACAAACCTTCATTTGTTggttgttgtcagacctcaaaAGTTgtccattatttttttttatattgaaatGAGTCTTTGGCCCACCCCAATCTGTTACGTATATGCCTCAATCAACCATCTATAGGCCCCATTTAAATCTGGGGTGTAGTCCGTAGTTTGCAGCGTTTGTAGACTGTACTCTGGCACAGTATCATTACCAAAACCATTTTGGTTGGACCGACATATCTGGAGGTCACTGatttcctccacctctctctcaccctctgctCCCTCAGGCTCCCCAGCCTCAGGCCTCCATGCAGCGGGGTCTCTCCAGCTCGGCGAGGGGCGTCCTCTCCAACTTCGCCCAGGCCTCCCAGCTCTCCGTGGCCAGCGGCCTGCTGGGGATGACGGGGAAGCAGCGCTGCGGAGGAGGAGGCGGCGGCGGAGCTAGTGGCGGCGGTGGCAGCAGTCGGATCCAGCATGATGGCCGTCGCCAGATCTACAACATCCCCGGTGGGTTTTTGAGAACCCCTTATGGTAACACTTCAATTAGGCCTAAAAGCCTGCAGATATAATGCTATTATGTTAGAAGTCTGGTCCCTtgtgcatatacagtgcattcggaaagtattccgaccccttgactttttccaagttttgttacattacagccttattctaaaattatttttttttaaattgtccgtcaatctacacacaataccccataatgacaggtttttagacatttttgataatttattttaaaaaatcacattttaaataagtattcagaccctttactcagtactttgttgaagcatctttggcagcgattacagcctccagtcttcttgacTGGAGGCTgagagtttctcccgttcttctctgcagatcctcttaagctctgtcaggttggatggggagcgtcgctgcacagcaattttaaggtctctccagagatatttgatcgggttcaagtccgggttctggctgggccactcaaggacattccgagacttgtcctgaagctactcctgcattgtcttggctgtctctctgtactttgctcagttcattttccctcgatcctgacaagtctcccagtccctgccgctgaaaaacatccctacaggatgatgctgccaccactatgctttaccgtagggatggtgccaggtttcctccagatgtgacgcttggcattcaggccaaagagttcaatcttgctttcatcagaccagagaatcttgtttctcatggtctgagagtcctttaggttctccaagcaggctgtcatgtgccttttactgaggagtggcttccgttgtccttctggaaggttatctcattaccacagaggaactctggagctttgtcagtgaccactgggttcttggtcatcaaactgaccaaggcccttctcccccgattgctgtttggcctggaggccagctctaggaacagtcttggtggttccaaacttcttccatttaagaatgatgttgGCCACtgcttcttggggaccttcaatgctgcagaactgttttggtacccttcctcagatctgtgcctcgacacaatcctgtctcggagctctacggacaattccttcgacctcatggctttggtttttgctctgatgtgcactgtcaactgtggtaccttatatagacaggtgtgtgcctttccaaatcatgtccaatgcattgaatttaccacagatggactccaagttgtagaaacatctcaaggatgatcaatggaaacaggatgcacctgagctcaatttcgagtctcctagcaaatggtctgaatttcgctttgtcattatggggtattgtgtgtagattaaggaggaaatgtttttatttaatccatccattttaaaat from the Salmo trutta chromosome 36, fSalTru1.1, whole genome shotgun sequence genome contains:
- the LOC115175784 gene encoding transcriptional repressor p66-beta-like isoform X2; protein product: MERMSEEALRLNLLKRGLETSEEREEALAKRLKMEGHEAMERLKMLALLKRKDLAALEGAAVAAGSLDGSKGGPGGSHHHHHQSMLAGAAAAYEEKMNGRLGGHGGPSKNGKENMVDEPVDFSARRGHHSSLIPLSPTSSDVDRERHTPSPDVIILSDNEASSPRGTPHPGERLHQANLEIFKGKNGDERQQMIKALREELRLEEARLVLLKKLRQSQIQKENVVQKVPVVQNSPSSVQPSPIHSSQGMGKLPVRPGMHTPEPQNLRTAQGHTVIRSGANASLPPMMMSQRVIAPNPSHLQGQRMPSKSGMSRSSTGSMSNISYQQATSQQVTASQRSGSSAIYMNLAHMQAAAGGVAGVGMGSSGMGAVSPSTMSSGTGGGGSSGVSSLADQASSQAAAKLALRKQLEKTLLEIPPPKPPAPLLHFLPSAANSEFIYMVGLEEVVQSVIDSQGKLRGALSRMEPFFCAQCRIDFTPHWKQEKGGRILCEQCMTSNQKKALKAEHTNRLKNAFVKALQQEQEIEQRLQQQAALSPSTAPTVPKAETMIRHHALRQAPQPQASMQRGLSSSARGVLSNFAQASQLSVASGLLGMTGKQRCGGGGGGGASGGGGSSRIQHDGRRQIYNIPGLNIAYLNQGGVGANKGSSLADRQREYLLDMIPPRSISQSINGQK
- the LOC115175784 gene encoding transcriptional repressor p66-beta-like isoform X1, which translates into the protein MERMSEEALRLNLLKRGLETSEEREEALAKRLKMEGHEAMERLKMLALLKRKDLAALEGAAVAAGSLDGSKGGPGGSHHHHHQSMLAGAAAAYEEKMNGRLGGHGGPSKNGKENMVDEPVDFSARRGHHSSLIPLSPTSSDVDRERHTPSPDVIILSDNEASSPRGTPHPGERLHQANLEIFKGKNGDERQQMIKALREELRLEEARLVLLKKLRQSQIQKENVVQKVPVVQNSPSSVQPSPIHSSQGMGKLPVRPGMHTPEPQNLRTAQGHTVIRSGANASLPPMMMSQRVIAPNPSHLQGQRMPSKSGMSRSSTGSMSNISYQQATSQQVTASQRSGSSAIYMNLAHMQAAAGGVAGVGMGSSGMGAVSPSTMSSGTGGGGSSGVSSLADQASSQAAAKLALRKQLEKTLLEIPPPKPPAPLLHFLPSAANSEFIYMVGLEEVVQSVIDSQGKLRGALSRMEPFFCAQCRIDFTPHWKQEKGGRILCEQCMTSNQKKALKAEHTNRLKNAFVKALQQEQEIEQRLQQQAALSPSTAPTVPKAETMIRHHALRQAPQPQASMQRGLSSSARGVLSNFAQASQLSVASGLLGMTGKQRCGGGGGGGASGGGGSSRIQHDGRRQIYNIPGGFLRTPYGLNIAYLNQGGVGANKGSSLADRQREYLLDMIPPRSISQSINGQK
- the LOC115175784 gene encoding transcriptional repressor p66-beta-like isoform X3; amino-acid sequence: MERMSEEALRLNLLKRGLETSEEREEALAKRLKMEGHEAMERLKMLALLKRKDLAALEGAAVAAGSLDGSKGGPGGSHHHHHQSMLAGAAAAYEEKMNGRLGGHGGPSKNGKENMVDEPVDFSARRGDVDRERHTPSPDVIILSDNEASSPRGTPHPGERLHQANLEIFKGKNGDERQQMIKALREELRLEEARLVLLKKLRQSQIQKENVVQKVPVVQNSPSSVQPSPIHSSQGMGKLPVRPGMHTPEPQNLRTAQGHTVIRSGANASLPPMMMSQRVIAPNPSHLQGQRMPSKSGMSRSSTGSMSNISYQQATSQQVTASQRSGSSAIYMNLAHMQAAAGGVAGVGMGSSGMGAVSPSTMSSGTGGGGSSGVSSLADQASSQAAAKLALRKQLEKTLLEIPPPKPPAPLLHFLPSAANSEFIYMVGLEEVVQSVIDSQGKLRGALSRMEPFFCAQCRIDFTPHWKQEKGGRILCEQCMTSNQKKALKAEHTNRLKNAFVKALQQEQEIEQRLQQQAALSPSTAPTVPKAETMIRHHALRQAPQPQASMQRGLSSSARGVLSNFAQASQLSVASGLLGMTGKQRCGGGGGGGASGGGGSSRIQHDGRRQIYNIPGGFLRTPYGLNIAYLNQGGVGANKGSSLADRQREYLLDMIPPRSISQSINGQK
- the LOC115175784 gene encoding transcriptional repressor p66-beta-like isoform X4, with product MERMSEEALRLNLLKRGLETSEEREEALAKRLKMEGHEAMERLKMLALLKRKDLAALEGAAVAAGSLDGSKGGPGGSHHHHHQSMLAGAAAAYEEKMNGRLGGHGGPSKNGKENMVDEPVDFSARRGDVDRERHTPSPDVIILSDNEASSPRGTPHPGERLHQANLEIFKGKNGDERQQMIKALREELRLEEARLVLLKKLRQSQIQKENVVQKVPVVQNSPSSVQPSPIHSSQGMGKLPVRPGMHTPEPQNLRTAQGHTVIRSGANASLPPMMMSQRVIAPNPSHLQGQRMPSKSGMSRSSTGSMSNISYQQATSQQVTASQRSGSSAIYMNLAHMQAAAGGVAGVGMGSSGMGAVSPSTMSSGTGGGGSSGVSSLADQASSQAAAKLALRKQLEKTLLEIPPPKPPAPLLHFLPSAANSEFIYMVGLEEVVQSVIDSQGKLRGALSRMEPFFCAQCRIDFTPHWKQEKGGRILCEQCMTSNQKKALKAEHTNRLKNAFVKALQQEQEIEQRLQQQAALSPSTAPTVPKAETMIRHHALRQAPQPQASMQRGLSSSARGVLSNFAQASQLSVASGLLGMTGKQRCGGGGGGGASGGGGSSRIQHDGRRQIYNIPGLNIAYLNQGGVGANKGSSLADRQREYLLDMIPPRSISQSINGQK